A window from Streptomyces sp. NBC_00271 encodes these proteins:
- a CDS encoding phosphotransferase enzyme family protein: MDEARARDVLAAAEVAPRPARDAKLLALGENAVFAAGDLVVKVGRDAELLDRARRELDIAAWLAEAGVPAVRAAATEALLVDGHPVTVWHRLPDPVRPAEPRDLAELLRVVHALPSPSFPLPPRELLGGVERWLRLAGEAIDPADAAYLRARRDGFAAAAAALTPHLVPGPIHGDALPRNVHVGPDGPVLVDLETFSADLREHDLVVMALSRDRYGLPAEAYDSFTEVYGWDVRAWEGCSVLRGARETASCAWVAQHAPSNPKALAEFERRVASLRDGDETVRWYPF, translated from the coding sequence ATGGACGAGGCACGGGCGCGGGACGTACTGGCCGCGGCCGAGGTGGCGCCCAGGCCGGCGCGGGACGCGAAGCTCCTCGCCCTGGGCGAGAACGCGGTGTTCGCCGCCGGTGACCTGGTGGTCAAGGTGGGACGCGATGCCGAACTCCTCGACCGCGCCCGGCGGGAACTGGACATCGCCGCATGGCTCGCCGAGGCGGGCGTCCCCGCGGTGCGGGCGGCCGCGACCGAGGCTCTGCTGGTGGACGGCCACCCGGTGACGGTGTGGCACCGGCTGCCCGATCCCGTACGCCCCGCCGAGCCGCGGGATTTGGCCGAACTGCTACGGGTGGTGCACGCACTGCCCTCCCCCTCCTTCCCCCTGCCGCCCCGCGAGCTGCTGGGCGGGGTGGAGCGCTGGCTGCGGCTCGCGGGCGAGGCGATCGATCCCGCGGACGCGGCATATCTGCGGGCGCGGCGCGACGGCTTCGCGGCCGCCGCGGCCGCGCTCACCCCGCATCTCGTGCCGGGCCCGATCCATGGCGACGCGCTGCCCCGCAATGTGCACGTGGGTCCCGACGGCCCGGTCCTGGTCGACCTGGAGACCTTCTCCGCCGATCTGCGCGAGCACGACCTGGTGGTCATGGCGCTGTCCCGCGACCGCTACGGGCTGCCCGCCGAGGCGTACGACTCCTTCACCGAGGTCTACGGCTGGGATGTGCGCGCGTGGGAGGGCTGCTCCGTGCTCCGGGGCGCCCGCGAGACCGCCAGCTGCGCCTGGGTGGCCCAGCACGCGCCGAGCAATCCCAAGGCCCTCGCCGAGTTCGAGCGGCGGGTGGCGTCGCTGCGGGACGGGGACGAGACCGTGCGCTGGTACCCCTTCTGA
- a CDS encoding SAV2148 family HEPN domain-containing protein, producing the protein MGSGGLELPPGDEGHEGNSTDVPPGAVSLARPMEMGSIGPELDWGADAWREVRTRAQRAGRAYIWLNLVEQRLRAVVAAVLRPIYEPVHGDDWVVAAAGPAGQEWVQRAVAVREVSRRKGYLLDPADDNVLSFLTLPQLRELMVQHWPCFEPYFDERRDVELALDELEVTRNVVSRNRALSEAVLGQAERAAAKLLEILGAGSDVPSARRLPVDAVENLVGDRYADVVGVHSDRVRLLRQFPAEDLFGGARRLDAIGIGLNLLVQNFSGRRLVRLAETGCRVRLLFLNPASSAVKRRERELGLKRGELSRAVEMNILHMRRVRARLRDPGAFEIQVYDETPRFTAYLVDGDGSDGIAIVQSYLRRARGMEAPVLVLRGGGRVVKPDEIGEEGLFPTYREEFEVAWADSRPVS; encoded by the coding sequence GTGGGCTCGGGAGGGCTGGAGTTGCCTCCTGGTGACGAGGGTCACGAGGGGAACTCCACAGATGTCCCACCCGGCGCGGTGTCCCTGGCACGGCCGATGGAGATGGGATCCATTGGACCGGAACTGGACTGGGGCGCCGACGCCTGGCGTGAGGTGCGTACGCGCGCCCAGCGAGCCGGCCGTGCCTACATCTGGCTGAACCTGGTCGAACAGCGGCTGCGCGCGGTCGTGGCCGCTGTTCTGCGTCCCATCTACGAGCCCGTCCACGGCGACGACTGGGTGGTCGCCGCCGCCGGACCCGCCGGGCAGGAGTGGGTGCAGCGCGCGGTCGCCGTACGCGAAGTCAGCCGCCGCAAGGGCTACTTGCTCGACCCGGCCGACGACAACGTGCTCAGCTTCCTCACCCTGCCCCAGCTGCGCGAGCTGATGGTGCAGCACTGGCCGTGCTTCGAGCCCTACTTCGACGAGCGTCGGGACGTCGAACTCGCGCTGGACGAACTGGAAGTCACCCGGAACGTGGTCTCGCGCAACCGGGCCCTGTCCGAGGCGGTCCTGGGGCAGGCCGAGCGCGCCGCGGCCAAGCTCCTGGAGATCCTCGGCGCCGGCAGCGACGTGCCCTCCGCGCGCCGGCTGCCCGTCGACGCCGTCGAGAACCTGGTCGGCGACCGGTACGCGGACGTGGTCGGCGTGCACTCCGACCGGGTGCGGCTGCTGCGCCAGTTCCCCGCCGAGGATCTCTTCGGCGGCGCCCGCCGCCTCGACGCCATCGGCATCGGCCTGAACCTGCTGGTGCAGAACTTCTCCGGGCGGCGGCTCGTGCGCCTCGCCGAGACGGGCTGCCGGGTGCGGCTACTCTTCCTGAACCCGGCATCCAGCGCGGTCAAGCGGCGCGAGCGCGAACTTGGCCTCAAGCGGGGCGAGTTGAGCCGGGCCGTGGAGATGAACATCCTGCACATGCGGCGGGTGCGGGCCCGGCTGCGCGACCCCGGCGCGTTCGAGATCCAGGTGTACGACGAGACGCCGCGCTTCACGGCGTACCTCGTCGACGGGGACGGCTCCGACGGCATCGCGATCGTGCAGTCGTATCTGCGCCGCGCCCGCGGCATGGAGGCACCGGTGCTGGTGCTGCGCGGCGGTGGTCGGGTGGTCAAACCGGACGAGATCGGGGAAGAGGGCCTTTTCCCGACATACCGCGAGGAGTTCGAGGTGGCTTGGGCGGATTCGCGTCCGGTGTCCTGA
- a CDS encoding copper amine oxidase, with amino-acid sequence MRVNRISRARSRTAVGLSVAALAVGATTAAGPAVAQPKAAPAAAPGCSTAYKIEQKLSTGTTWRMCWHYESEAGLVLENISYQPKGEAQPIKVLTSAKLGQIHVPYDDGKAEYDDLTGAGFGQGLMKMAPGECPGGTIKTVKIPNAWDPQHPNVNGLCTTTRSRGHAYRMEADTGNEVFQTQGKDLLIYTVNKVGWYEYISEWRFQDDGTINMNIGATGSLSPGDYDAGDGRGWPIGTGAKAYATSHSHNVFWRLDFGLDGSSKNKVEQYDSVVSPPRNGNEGPTNKTTRTKVTKELAGDAQNMRWWRVVSDTGKNKDNHARSYEIVPGATTKYLGRPFTKHDVYFTEYKKCEQFATNNLLNCGAGAGTSVDKYVNGQTLTHPIVWVNVGFHHIARDEDQQPMPVHWQGFSLAPRDVTAMNPLTPPELANQNGHVENGS; translated from the coding sequence ATGCGCGTGAACAGAATCAGTCGTGCCCGCAGCCGGACGGCGGTCGGTCTCTCGGTGGCCGCACTCGCCGTCGGAGCGACGACGGCCGCGGGTCCGGCCGTCGCCCAGCCCAAGGCCGCGCCCGCGGCGGCCCCCGGCTGCAGCACGGCGTACAAGATCGAGCAGAAGCTCTCCACCGGTACCACCTGGCGCATGTGCTGGCACTACGAGAGCGAGGCCGGGCTCGTCCTGGAGAACATCTCGTACCAGCCCAAGGGCGAGGCCCAGCCGATCAAGGTCCTCACCAGTGCCAAGCTCGGCCAGATCCACGTCCCCTACGACGACGGCAAGGCCGAGTACGACGACCTCACGGGCGCCGGCTTCGGCCAGGGCCTGATGAAGATGGCGCCCGGTGAATGTCCCGGCGGCACCATCAAGACCGTGAAGATCCCCAACGCCTGGGACCCGCAGCACCCGAACGTCAACGGCCTGTGCACCACCACCCGTTCGCGCGGCCACGCCTACCGCATGGAGGCCGACACGGGCAACGAGGTCTTCCAGACCCAGGGCAAGGACCTGCTGATCTACACCGTCAACAAGGTCGGCTGGTACGAGTACATCAGCGAGTGGCGCTTCCAGGACGACGGCACCATCAACATGAACATCGGTGCCACCGGCAGCCTCTCGCCCGGCGACTACGACGCGGGCGACGGCCGCGGCTGGCCCATCGGTACGGGTGCCAAGGCCTACGCCACCAGCCACAGCCACAACGTCTTCTGGCGGCTGGACTTCGGGCTCGACGGCTCCTCCAAGAACAAGGTCGAGCAGTACGACTCCGTCGTCAGCCCGCCCCGCAACGGCAACGAGGGCCCGACCAACAAGACCACCCGCACCAAGGTCACCAAGGAACTCGCGGGCGACGCCCAGAACATGCGCTGGTGGCGCGTCGTCAGCGACACCGGCAAGAACAAGGACAACCACGCCCGCAGCTACGAGATCGTCCCGGGCGCCACCACCAAGTACCTCGGCCGCCCCTTCACCAAGCACGACGTGTACTTCACCGAGTACAAGAAGTGCGAGCAGTTCGCCACCAACAATCTGCTCAACTGCGGCGCCGGAGCGGGCACGTCCGTCGACAAGTACGTCAACGGACAGACGCTCACCCACCCCATCGTGTGGGTCAACGTGGGCTTCCACCACATCGCGCGCGACGAGGACCAGCAGCCCATGCCGGTCCACTGGCAGGGCTTCTCCCTTGCTCCGCGCGACGTCACCGCTATGAATCCGCTCACTCCGCCGGAGCTCGCCAACCAGAACGGACATGTGGAAAACGGTAGTTGA
- a CDS encoding Tat pathway signal sequence domain protein produces the protein MRKIVHRHLGKVVAGAAVAVAGTAVMVGITLPGSAGADESSGGLRGGNQAAQQAGQGQGQTAVEPGVVERAPAEGDKGTGRDPLTDDETKRVEQIALNRQLLTSGENVEGQRGPQRIGVDLADPEESELDDPNAPRRADVTFYDYKDDTLVTKTVNLGSGKVERTDTQHGVQPPISRDEMVEAAKLLIADPLGAGLRADYKDAAGKELTSPDQLTLNSMVYRATSGAQPALLAKCGEHRCVRLFPKVRNGSWIDARQLVIDLSARKVGKLG, from the coding sequence GTGCGCAAGATAGTGCACCGCCATCTGGGAAAGGTGGTGGCGGGTGCGGCCGTCGCGGTGGCCGGGACGGCCGTGATGGTCGGGATCACCCTTCCGGGCTCGGCGGGGGCCGATGAGAGCTCGGGCGGCCTGCGTGGCGGCAACCAGGCCGCACAGCAGGCGGGACAGGGACAGGGGCAGACGGCCGTCGAGCCCGGTGTCGTCGAGCGGGCCCCGGCCGAGGGCGACAAGGGCACCGGCCGTGACCCGCTGACCGACGACGAGACCAAGCGGGTCGAACAGATCGCGCTGAACCGGCAGTTGTTGACCTCCGGCGAGAACGTCGAGGGGCAGCGCGGCCCGCAGCGCATCGGTGTCGACCTCGCCGACCCGGAGGAGAGTGAACTCGACGACCCGAACGCGCCGCGCCGCGCGGACGTCACGTTCTACGACTACAAGGACGACACGCTCGTCACCAAGACGGTCAACCTCGGCAGCGGGAAGGTCGAGCGGACGGACACCCAGCACGGTGTCCAGCCGCCCATCAGCCGCGACGAGATGGTCGAGGCCGCGAAACTGCTGATCGCCGACCCGCTCGGCGCGGGCCTGCGGGCCGACTACAAGGACGCCGCGGGCAAGGAACTCACCTCGCCCGACCAGCTGACGCTCAACAGCATGGTCTACCGGGCGACTTCGGGCGCCCAGCCCGCGCTCCTCGCGAAGTGCGGTGAGCACCGCTGCGTGAGGCTGTTCCCGAAGGTCAGGAACGGGTCCTGGATCGATGCTCGTCAACTGGTGATCGATCTGAGCGCCCGCAAGGTCGGCAAGCTCGGCTGA
- the glgX gene encoding glycogen debranching protein GlgX → MQVWPGEAYPLGATYDGAGTNFAVFSEAADRIELCLLQDDGSETAVELRESDAFVRHAYLPGIMPGQRYGFRVHGRYAPERGQRVNSAKLLLDPYARAISGSIKWGEEVYGYPFGAPDKRNDLDSAPHTMTSVVVNPYFDWGDDRRPRTEYHHTVIYEAHVKGLTMQHPALPEELRGTYAALAHPAIIEHLTELGVTALELMPVHQFVNDHRLVEMGLNNYWGYNTIGFFAPHNTYASWGDRGQQVLEFKSAVRALHEAGIEVILDVVYNHTAEGNHLGPTLSFRGLDNASYYRLADDPRYYMDTTGTGNSLLMRSPHVLQLIMDSLRYWVTEMHVDGFRFDLAATLARQFHEVDRLSSFFDLVQQDPVVSQVKLIAEPWDVGEGGYQVGNFPPLWTEWNGKYRDTVRDLWRGEPRTLAEFASRLTGSSDLYQDDGRRPLASINFVTCHDGFTLNDLVSYNNKHNQDNGEDNRDGESHNRSWNCGAEGDTDDAAVLALRARQKRNFIATLMLSQGVPMLSHGDEFARTQNGNNNAYCQDSELAWVPWPEGDGELLDFTRAMVWLRRDHPVFRRRRFFHGRPVQGTHDELSDIAWFTPAGTEMTQRDWGSTQAQALSVFLNGNAISEPGPRGEHIADDSFLLMFNASPKPLEFVVPVNHGRQWQVVVDTALPDGVAAGTGAKVQAGDRLTLLDRSLTVLQRPA, encoded by the coding sequence ATGCAGGTCTGGCCTGGAGAGGCATATCCACTCGGTGCCACGTACGACGGCGCCGGTACCAATTTCGCGGTCTTCTCGGAGGCCGCCGACCGGATCGAGCTGTGTCTGCTGCAGGACGACGGCTCGGAGACGGCGGTGGAACTGCGCGAGAGCGACGCGTTCGTACGGCACGCGTATCTGCCGGGGATCATGCCCGGGCAGCGGTACGGGTTCCGGGTGCACGGACGGTACGCGCCCGAGCGCGGACAGCGCGTCAACTCCGCCAAGCTGCTGCTGGATCCGTACGCGCGTGCGATCAGCGGCTCGATCAAGTGGGGCGAGGAGGTGTACGGCTATCCGTTCGGGGCGCCCGACAAGCGCAACGACCTGGACTCGGCGCCGCACACCATGACCTCGGTCGTGGTCAACCCGTACTTCGACTGGGGCGACGACCGGCGCCCGCGCACCGAGTACCACCACACGGTGATCTACGAGGCCCATGTGAAGGGCCTGACGATGCAGCACCCGGCGCTGCCCGAGGAACTGCGCGGCACCTACGCGGCGCTCGCCCACCCGGCGATCATCGAACACCTGACGGAGCTGGGTGTCACGGCGCTGGAGCTGATGCCCGTACACCAGTTCGTGAACGACCACCGGCTGGTGGAGATGGGCCTCAACAACTACTGGGGCTACAACACGATCGGCTTCTTCGCCCCGCACAACACCTACGCGTCCTGGGGCGACCGCGGCCAGCAGGTCCTGGAGTTCAAGTCGGCGGTCCGGGCGCTGCACGAGGCCGGGATCGAGGTCATCCTGGACGTGGTCTACAACCACACCGCCGAGGGCAACCATCTGGGCCCGACGCTGTCCTTCAGGGGCCTCGACAACGCCTCGTACTACCGCCTCGCGGACGACCCCCGCTACTACATGGACACCACGGGGACCGGCAACTCGCTCCTCATGCGCTCCCCGCACGTGCTCCAGCTGATCATGGACTCGCTGCGCTACTGGGTCACCGAGATGCACGTCGACGGCTTCCGCTTCGACCTCGCGGCCACGCTGGCCCGCCAGTTCCACGAGGTGGACCGGCTGTCGTCGTTCTTCGACCTGGTCCAGCAGGATCCGGTGGTCTCCCAGGTGAAGCTGATCGCCGAGCCCTGGGACGTCGGCGAGGGCGGCTACCAGGTGGGCAACTTCCCGCCACTGTGGACCGAGTGGAACGGCAAGTACCGCGACACCGTGCGGGACCTGTGGCGCGGCGAGCCGCGCACGCTGGCGGAGTTCGCCTCCCGGCTGACCGGCTCCTCCGACCTCTACCAGGACGACGGCCGCCGTCCACTGGCCTCCATCAACTTCGTCACCTGCCACGACGGGTTCACGCTCAACGACCTCGTCTCCTACAACAACAAGCACAACCAGGACAACGGCGAGGACAACCGCGACGGCGAGAGCCACAACCGGTCCTGGAACTGCGGCGCCGAGGGCGACACCGACGACGCGGCCGTACTCGCGCTGCGGGCCCGTCAGAAGCGCAACTTCATCGCGACGCTGATGCTCTCCCAGGGCGTGCCGATGCTCAGCCACGGCGACGAGTTCGCGCGCACCCAGAACGGCAACAACAACGCCTACTGCCAGGACAGCGAGCTGGCCTGGGTGCCGTGGCCCGAGGGCGACGGCGAGCTGCTGGACTTCACGCGCGCGATGGTGTGGCTGCGCCGCGACCACCCGGTCTTCCGGCGGCGCCGGTTCTTCCACGGCCGCCCCGTCCAGGGCACCCACGACGAGCTGTCCGACATCGCGTGGTTCACCCCGGCGGGCACCGAGATGACCCAGCGCGACTGGGGCTCCACACAGGCGCAGGCACTGTCGGTCTTCCTCAACGGCAACGCGATCTCCGAGCCGGGCCCGCGCGGTGAGCACATCGCCGACGACTCCTTCCTGCTGATGTTCAACGCCTCGCCCAAGCCCCTGGAGTTCGTGGTTCCGGTCAACCACGGGCGGCAATGGCAGGTGGTCGTCGACACGGCCCTCCCGGACGGGGTGGCGGCGGGCACGGGCGCGAAGGTCCAGGCCGGCGACCGGCTGACCCTGCTCGACCGGAGCCTGACCGTGCTGCAACGGCCCGCGTAG
- a CDS encoding carbohydrate ABC transporter permease, with translation MTLASAIRRPATRTPDTGGRRRPVDHGAWFLVLPALIPILVLSVGPLLYGIALAFTDAQSGRTAPTQWIGALNFQDLLHDTLFWDSFRIGLLWAVGVTVPQFLLALGLALLLDQDLRLRPLARALAIIPWAMPEVVVGIMWRLVYNPDAGILNETLRDLGLGDGHDWLSGLGTALPAVIVVGVWAGMPQTTVALLAGLQNTPRELHEAAAMDGAGAWRRFLTVTWPALRPIALAITALNFIWNFNSFALVYVLTNGGPGGRTRLPMLFAYEEAFRYGQFGYAAAMGCVMVAVISVLLAIRLAGRLKGDEDA, from the coding sequence ATGACATTGGCGAGCGCGATCAGGCGGCCGGCGACGCGCACCCCCGATACGGGCGGGAGGCGGCGCCCCGTCGACCACGGAGCCTGGTTCCTGGTGCTGCCCGCGCTGATCCCGATCCTGGTGCTCAGCGTCGGACCGCTGCTCTACGGGATCGCGCTGGCGTTCACCGACGCGCAGTCGGGCCGGACCGCGCCCACCCAGTGGATCGGGGCGCTCAACTTCCAGGACCTGCTGCACGACACCCTGTTCTGGGACTCGTTCCGGATCGGACTGCTGTGGGCGGTCGGGGTGACCGTGCCGCAGTTCCTCCTCGCACTGGGGCTCGCGCTTCTTCTCGACCAGGACCTCCGCCTGCGTCCGCTCGCCCGCGCCCTCGCGATCATTCCCTGGGCCATGCCCGAGGTCGTCGTCGGCATCATGTGGCGGCTCGTCTACAACCCCGACGCGGGCATCCTCAACGAGACCCTGCGCGACCTCGGCCTCGGCGACGGCCACGACTGGCTGAGCGGTCTCGGCACCGCCCTGCCCGCGGTGATCGTCGTCGGCGTCTGGGCGGGCATGCCGCAGACCACGGTCGCGCTGCTGGCAGGGCTGCAGAACACCCCGCGCGAACTCCACGAGGCGGCCGCGATGGACGGCGCGGGCGCCTGGCGCCGCTTCCTGACCGTCACCTGGCCCGCCCTGAGACCGATCGCCCTCGCCATCACGGCGCTGAACTTCATCTGGAACTTCAATTCCTTCGCCCTGGTTTATGTGCTGACCAACGGCGGACCCGGCGGCCGGACCCGGCTCCCCATGCTCTTCGCCTACGAAGAGGCCTTCCGCTACGGGCAGTTCGGCTACGCGGCGGCCATGGGCTGCGTGATGGTCGCGGTGATCTCGGTGCTGCTCGCGATCCGGCTGGCAGGCCGGCTGAAGGGAGACGAGGACGCGTGA
- a CDS encoding 3'-5' exonuclease yields MGWHRELLIGFDLETTGTDPREARIVTGAVIEVKDGEPIGRREWLADPGVEIPADAVAVHGISNERAAAEGRPADQVADAIAGVLTGYWKSGVPVVAYNAAFDLTLLSAELRRYGLPSLRERLGGTDPAPVVDPYTIDRSVDRYRRGKRNLEAVCTEYGVSLDSAHDASADALAAARLARAIADRHPKVAALGPAELHRRQIEWYAEWAADFQSFLRRKGEADAVVDGTWPMRDLADQKV; encoded by the coding sequence ATGGGCTGGCACCGGGAGCTGCTGATCGGCTTCGACCTGGAGACGACCGGGACCGATCCGCGCGAGGCGCGCATCGTCACGGGTGCCGTGATCGAGGTCAAGGACGGAGAGCCGATAGGGCGCCGTGAGTGGCTGGCCGATCCGGGCGTGGAGATTCCGGCGGACGCGGTGGCGGTGCACGGGATTTCGAACGAGCGGGCGGCGGCGGAGGGCAGGCCCGCCGACCAGGTCGCCGACGCGATCGCCGGCGTCCTCACCGGATACTGGAAGAGCGGCGTCCCGGTCGTGGCGTACAACGCGGCCTTCGACCTGACCCTGCTCTCCGCCGAACTGCGCAGGTACGGGCTGCCGTCGTTGCGTGAGCGGCTCGGCGGGACCGACCCCGCGCCGGTCGTCGACCCGTACACGATCGACCGCTCCGTCGACCGCTACCGCCGAGGCAAGCGCAACCTCGAAGCGGTCTGCACGGAGTACGGCGTGTCGCTGGACTCCGCCCACGACGCCTCGGCCGACGCCCTCGCCGCGGCCCGGCTCGCCCGTGCGATAGCCGACCGCCACCCGAAGGTCGCGGCCCTCGGCCCCGCGGAGCTGCACCGCCGTCAGATCGAGTGGTACGCCGAGTGGGCGGCCGACTTCCAGAGCTTCCTGCGCCGCAAGGGAGAGGCGGACGCGGTGGTCGACGGGACATGGCCGATGCGGGACCTGGCGGACCAGAAGGTCTAG